GGGGACAAAGTTTGagatcaattaaaaaaaaacaagtgtttaATTTTTTATTCCCTAAAGACACTAGCTAGTATTACTGTTAACTATTATTTCATCTGCCAGGGACACATTTTACTAGCATCTGGAGCTCAGCAAGAGGTAAGTTTAGTTTCAAAaaagtaaattttaaaaaagtagaataaaatagGAAAATGATCATCTATTGTTCTGCTATAGCAGGTGTCCTAGTGTCCATGGACACTAGGACACGGAAAgaattcatcttctggggagCATAAATCTGTATCCATAAATTTAATTCCAATCTGTGTTTTAAccttttatatttcttttgtacAAGTTGAGGTTTTGTCCTGATAGTGGAACCAGAGGAAAGTCACAGGATTCATCCCTTGGGTAACAATTGATTGGAATCCATCCATGACTCTCCTTAGGCCCTATGTTGTATGTTtggcaaaaatacaaaaaagttcacatgaaacactgaactgaaaaagTAACAGGGCTACTGCTAGCATTCATTCTAGTCGCATttgcagctaaatgctccactttgttcaccagctagttgctaactttgtctgactgtagtttggtgctgagcaggtaatgTACAGCGGGTTTATCAGAACATTTTCACTGGCAACAGCTTACTGCTGTGACTAAAAACGACACAGAGGAGAGCGGCATGACtgaattaaaacagaaaagttgtGGTGCGTAACACCAAGACAATGAGTTGAAAGATGCCAAAaatcaggtgataattctgtggGTGTGTCACGATGAGCGacatctttcacattacaaTTAGTCATTCAAtccattgttcatataaaaatagtGACTATAGCAGATTTAAGCAATTGATATTAATTTTACTGCACATGATGGCCActtgttttcactttatttaaccagaaaaCGGCCTCACTGAGATTAAACATCATTTATAACTGGTCAGTCAGTTGGATTTCTGGACCCCAAATgggaaaataaaacactaaCCATGACAGAAAACCGGTATGGTACAAAAAGTTTATTCAGTAACAGTTCTGTAAACATCTGAGGTAAATGAACATTTACATCAACATGTTCTTAAACAAAAGGTTTAGACGCAAGGCACTTCTCTTCAAAGACAGTCATTTTACAGCTGGAGTAAAAGCAGgggttgtttttcattttcaacacgAGGGAGTCTGTGTCCCTGCTTGTAGGTGCGCCATGAAAATCCCATCACACAACCTCTGTTTTCCATCGGGGGATTTTTGATTCCGGGCACATCCATGGTGTTAAAGTTGGAGTAGCCAAAAGTCTCTCGATCCATAttcaagacagaaaaagaacaacCATTTTAGATTTCTTTTCTATTCCAAGTCTAATTTGGATTGTATAATTtccataaataaacaaaaatatgttaatatccCTCCTCCTACTGTAGGACACCcgttgttatttttcttttctatttataGTATCATCAGATCCTCATTACTATCTAACTGTGCAAATCTTTATCTACATATCAAAGGTACTAAGAACAACTTGGAACTACAAGgtatgaaaaacatttcagcaaTAGAAATAAGTAAAATGAACCTTGTTTCAACAATCTTTTAGAGACAAAGTTCAACATAATGTCTTTTTTGGTGGAATTCTCATTTCTCAGATTCATTAAAGGGTTGTAAAACTGATCTTGTGGTTAAAGCCATGTTTGTAAGGGTTAGGGGTGAGTTTCCCAAgcaaagacatttaaaaatccatcaaATATTGTCATCTCTTTGGCACAAATCTCTTTGGTTTGGGAATATCTTTGGTTAAATCATACACATCACAAGAAATAACTTCTTTTCTAAAGAATAGATTCAACGCTTCAGCTGCCATGGTGTGCTGAAGTATTTTGGCACCTAAGTTTGATCAGAGACATGTAAACATAGACACAGTCTGCAAACAGCATATATTCAGCCTTTGGTTCACCATATCTTTAGAGAATGTGTTGTACTAAACTAAAATGCAGCCAATGTGCCAAAACTGAAGTGCATTTTACTGCATCTTGCTTCTCATTTGTCACctcatgtttcatgttgttttataGTTGTTAAGTGATTGCATTCAGGACAAGTTGGGAATCATAAACTTTCAAAGTcagagttggaaaaaaaaacaccttgaCAGGCCACCGATCCCAGTGCCAAAGACCATTGAACTAAGGCTATGTGTGGGCGGACACATTTGCTTTCAACATGGCAACCCATGTTCAGTTCCTAAGTCAAGCTTAAACTATTTGTACTGCAAATAAAGCCTTAATCGTGATTTGTTCATACTCAGATAAGCATCATAGTACACTGAATGggcaaacattttgacttgtcatagtatgGAAAGCACAGGTGATAACATTAATGACGGCTCAGTTCCATTCAAGTGACCAAGGAAGCCACGCTGGTGAAACATCATGCTACTTAACCAGGGTCATGCATTTGGGATtcagccattgttaatgttattaattgcaGCTGTGCTTTGCTGTGCATGCCCAAATATCTGCTTTGAAAAAGGTCTATAAGCCATGACAGTTATCTGCAATAATGTTAGCAGCCTGGACCTGTTAATTGCTAAATTAAAGGGATACTCCTGTGAATTTGTATTGTACTTTCATAAAGACACAGATGGAAATGTTTAAGGAATAGTTTTCGATCGATATCACTCTCCTATTTGTACCTTAAATATGAGACTACAGTCAGGATACAGTTACGGTAGCTTTGTTAAGCATAACGattggaagcagagggaaacagcttgGCTTTGTCCAAAATTGCTgcatttttgaactttggacaaagacaggctagctgtttccccctgcttccagtttctatgctaagctaaggtAAGTGCCTCCCGTCTGTGGCTGtgtatttaacagacagacatgagagtatcaattctatctatctattctatctaactctctgcaatAATTAACAACTCTGTTTATGTCCAATAAACATTGCAACATGAAATTAACATTGGCAATGTATAAAGTAGCCTCTGTGCTAACTCTATGCTACCATTAATCGTTTAGACTATGGCTTTTCTACCTAAAAGTTTGAATGCTAAGCCACTCTGATTATTAAGCTCATGACTTCCAAGTTGCCATCAATGCAGATGAGCAAACATTCCCACTGTACTgatttatttgtacagtatataaccATTAATTGAAGCACTCAAAGATTTGGCAGCTAGCTGCAGTAAAAATCTCATGCAGCACGACTACCATCTTCATTTAGGAGAAGGCTGACACCCATGGCATTGTAACAATGTAACAGTGTCATGGGTTATTCACCTGATGGTAAAGCATTTTACCAGATCTggttaaaacttaaaaacaatgaagaccatgagatgtggttgaaagtaTTGATGTTGAATCTGACCGTACTTTCTTTAGGTTATTCTTTATGGTCTTCAAACACTAATTTGAACACATGCCCTGTGATACAGTCTAGcactttttctactttttcaaGTATTATAACTAAGTAACTACAGTAAGTATCTTAATATTCTGcccagagagaaacacaaagatgtaCAAACCCATAGTTTGCCCCAAACCACTCTCCCTTGTTGTCTTGCTACTAACCTACATTTTTTATTCCTGAACGTTGGATGAAATATTAGAATAACGTGATTGGATAAATTGAAGTTGTTGGGCAGTTGTTGTAAGGGAATACAACTGAACTTATTTGTGccattttctgtatatttttttctgtctcatttgGCAGGAATTAATGAGAAGAATGGGAAAAATTATGTCTgttacaaacaaacagataaattTGATCACTTTTTTAGATCatattgctttctttttttctccaaaatctAAAAGCTACTGTATATCCTACAGCTAGTCTAAAAAATTAACTTAAAGTCCTTCTATACAGAACAGCTAGGGGGAACTCAACCGTTCTGtaacacactgcaaacacaagCATCAGAAAGAAGGTGTATTGATTTTTACGCTCTGTCCAAGCCGCAAAACTAAAGATTTCTCAATAAAGAACTCATTGAAATGTAGTTTAGCCCTTGAGGATATTGTTTTTATTAGCATCAACTCTTCTAACATTGGATTTTTGTATAAAGTGACCAGTTGGGCCAATGTCAGAATAAGCCAAAGCATTTTAGATTTTGGTTTTCTAGGTGAAAGTCTCTATAAATTGCAGCTTGAGCAGAAactaacttttttaaaatgtaggtAGTTCTGTATAACATCCTGTGTAGCCTATCATTACTACTGATCattatatatgtacatatttatatacTCTATATAGTTTACCCTGATGTAACAGCAGAGATGTCATtttggaaacactgaaacaaaattaaggtacctacacacacacacacacacacttacacacaaacacacacacacacacagcctgcgAAGCCTAAGGACTATGTCTCAGGGTGGGACTGCGTTTATTGCTTTCCTCTAGTCTTCTGCTCTGTCCAAATGTCAGTGCATCCCTCTCTTCATTGAAACTACAGGCTGAGTGAGAGcagtacacacagacagacaggttcaACAGACACACGGACTGTTCAGCTCCACCATCACgtcacaagaaaaataaaaataaagaaacaaaagtgcAAACCTCTCCTCTGATGTCTCCcagcaaagaaataaaagaaggatgaaaaaaaagaatatagtATTGCTGCCGCTAAGCTCCCAAACTTATTAGTTAGtccaatcatcatcattatcatcatcatcatcatcagcatcatcatcatcatcactataaCCTTTTCCTGTCTGTGctggctatatatatatatatacatatatatatatacatacatatatatatacatatatatatatatatactgcaggtgtgtgtacgtgtatgtgagtgtgtatgtttgtgatcCAATCCAACTTCTCCAAAGAAAAGTGAGTCTGGCCAGATCAGTAAGTGGCAGGCATGTTGGCTCCTTAATTTGTCCATTTGTGCCAAGCAAATAACAATTCATACATAAGCTTTTAGTTGCTGTAACACACCCTCTGGCAGCCATGTTGGAGATCTTCAGCTTTTGGTTGAGAAAGTGAGATAATACTGATTGTAttgcttaaaggaatagttccacgcttattcactttcttgctttttgagaagatcaataccactctcaccTCTGTGTATTTATTGCTAGAGCCAGAagatgattagcttagcttagcataaacactggaggcaggggggaacagctagcctgactcaCAGCATCATAAATGGTCATAAAtatgcctaccagcacctctaaagctgcattcattcatAGCTGCATTCGGTAGAAtgggaagaagaggaaaaccTAGCATTATTCAGACTTTGGATTGTTGGTTACGCAAACTATTAGCCTTATAGTCACACCATTTAAATAGCCTAAATTAGCTACTTTTGACACTAATGTAATTCTTTTTATCAAGTGGGAGATATCTTAGCTGTCAGAATTTGTGATATCAGGCTGACATCAACGGTTTTTCCAATACAGTCATTCAGAATTACAATCTGAACAATATGACGTCACGACAGAGAGACATAGTTCTAGCAACACattgtaaaaccacaacttttcATTTTGGTTTGTGAATGTACACGAGTTACAACATGGTAGTGTTGCACTTGAGTGAGCCTGGCTTGCTGTttccccgtttccagtcttaacgctaagctaagctaattgtctCCCAGCTCTAGCTTTATAGTtagcacacagacatgagaccGGTATGAAGCCTCTACTCTCgacaaaaatgcaaataaaatgtaaaaccattCGTTTCACAGTATAAGCTAAACATGGTTAGCACACATGTTTTAGTCTTAGAAGTCACTTCatcacagatttattttatgtttacataatGTTAGTTTGTTGTCTCACTGTACAGCAATGACCAGTGGTCGTGCCCTATACGTCTATGCTATCTGATCAGGGCATTTGATTGTGAAGCATACAAAGTTACGAAATGACTGGCATTACCTCTTACTGGTTGGGCTCAACATGGGTGTCAAAAGCAATAGActtaataaaaatgacaatattcaTACTAGAACCTTGTATGTGTCTAAAAAATCAAAGGCACTTTGGATGACATTGTTCTAATACTGCAGCTCTGTgcactgtgctttttttttttacatcattctttcttttatttttgattgtaaattcatttttttaaagtttttttagctgctcttgtcttgtcttgttgtCTGACGTTTATGATTACACTCAATTGGATTTTTCATATTGGCGAGGACTTTGGGTAAGCCCTTTagcttccttccttcctgtttgTATCCACCAAGCTTTCTTATTGTATGTCTTTTACTATGATGTTTAGAATTGTGCAAACACAATTAAGACAATTTGCTTCAGTTTTTTGCATCAACTATATTgatattttgttacattttatcatattatttGGAGTTATATTAGGTGAATAACCATGATGCAGTGGTAGCAGTATTTTTATCGTTTGAAATTAATTGGAATTGGATCTCCTGTGTTGACAGCAATCTCTCCACTGAGTTCTCCAAAATGACTCCAGATGTGTTGCTAGGAGATTTTTGACACACCTGCAAAGCCCCTATGAGCTGGTGTCTTAAGAGTTGAGAGGCTCACGTGGACATATTGTTACTAATATGTAGGGCATATAGGGATAGGGCATCAGCACCATTAGTGCAACTGGGCCAAACTCTTTGTATCCCTCCCTCTGGTTCGTAAATCtgagattaaaataaatgaccAACTCCAGCTTAATCTCTATGTCTTGCAGGCATCAGTCTTTTGCTGGAGGGCATGATTGTGTGTGGTTAAATacattgtgcatgtgtgaaaaattGCATATGTGTATACAGCATGTATGCATgcttgtgtaaatgtgtgagtgtgtgttttagctACACTGCCAGGTCATCAGGGCGTGCTCGGACGCTGCTGCTCTTGCTGGCCCGTCTTGGCTTCCGGATGTCTGTCGCCGCGGCAGCAGGAGGCTGATGCATCTCCGCCTTGGTAACCACGGTGAAGTCGTCATATGGGAGTGTACACGGTTCCTCATCCATCGGCGCCTCTTGTGGTGAGAGCTGGTAAAGAGGGGTATTACGAGGAAGTGTAGGATATGAGGAGTGTTGCTCCTCTTGAGGAGGCAGTGGAGTCGTCCCCCCctgtggagaggaggagttggaggtgggaggagaaggaagaggaggaggataggAGTAGGAGGAGTTTTTTCCATCCAGATTGTTGAGCTCAAGCGCCATGTTGCTCCAGTTCTGCTCCACTGCTGACAGCTGCCCGTGGCTCCCAGTGCTCCCTTTCTCGTCATTGCCATAATAAGAAGTATGCAGGGGATCGAACAGGAAGTCATCTGGGTGGAATGCTGTGCCATCCATCTTGACAGGGGCGGTTGCTATGTTAGGGTTTAAGGAGGTCTCAGTTGGATTGTAGGCTCCTCCCTCCGCAGCCCCCACTACGCTCACCCTGCCGTACGCTGGCAAACAGTCAAGCACTGTTGCAGAGGTCTGCTCAGGAATCGTCTCTGCGTCGGGTTCATCTGCACCCATCGGCAGCGAATCACTGTCGGGTGCAAACTCATTGGTGACCCCCTGCTTCACTTTCTTCCAGCCCAGGTGGTAGATCTCCAG
This DNA window, taken from Thunnus albacares chromosome 24, fThuAlb1.1, whole genome shotgun sequence, encodes the following:
- the LOC122975987 gene encoding gap junction alpha-3 protein-like, which codes for MGDWSFLGRLLENAQEHSTVIGKVWLTVLFIFRILVLGAAAEEVWGDEQSDFTCNTQQPGCENVCYDEAFPISHIRFWVLQIIFVSTPTLIYLGHVLHIVRMEEKRREREEELRKAGRHQEDHDPLYHNGVGDGGGGGKKEKPPIRDEHGKIRIRGALLRTYIFNIIFKTLFEVGFILGQYFLYGFHLRPLYKCGRWPCPNTVDCFISRPTEKTIFIIFMLVVACVSLALNLLEIYHLGWKKVKQGVTNEFAPDSDSLPMGADEPDAETIPEQTSATVLDCLPAYGRVSVVGAAEGGAYNPTETSLNPNIATAPVKMDGTAFHPDDFLFDPLHTSYYGNDEKGSTGSHGQLSAVEQNWSNMALELNNLDGKNSSYSYPPPLPSPPTSNSSSPQGGTTPLPPQEEQHSSYPTLPRNTPLYQLSPQEAPMDEEPCTLPYDDFTVVTKAEMHQPPAAAATDIRKPRRASKSSSVRARPDDLAV